Below is a genomic region from Actinomadura sp. NAK00032.
ACCTTCGCGTCCGCGGACGGGACGCCGTGCACGGCGGTGCGCAGCCGGTCGATGGTCGCCCTCGCGGCCTGGCTGTCGGCCGGGTCCTTCAGCACCGCCTCGTACTTGACCAGGCCGTTCACGGTCGCCGGCGAGGAGACCTCGGCGATGCCGGACGTCCCGCGCAGGGTCTGGGCCAGCTGGCCGGACGCCGACGCCCGGCCGATGACGACGGCGGGGGAGCCCGATCCCGCCGGGAAGTGCTGGGCGACGACCTTCGAGCCCTTCACGGAGTCGGGGGTTCCGGTGAATTGGCCGGCGTCGGTCAGGCCGTCCGCCTTGAGCGAGCCAAGTCCCAGCGTGAGGACGATCAGGCCGAGCATGGTGGCGGCCCAGAGCGCGCGCGGGCGCCTGCCGACGAAGGCCGCTATACGGCTCCACACGTTGTGCTCTGCCTCGTACGCCTCCGGCTTGAGGTACTTGGCGTCGTACCGGGGCACGAGCGGCCAGAACAGCCACCGGCCGAAGATGACCAGGAGGGCGGGCAGCAGCGTGGTCATGGCCGCCAGGGCGGTGAGCACGCCGGCGGCGGCGACGGGGCCCATGCCGGCGGTGGAGTTCATGTCGGCGAGCAGAAGGCACAGCAGGCCGACCGCGACGGTGGCGGCGGAGGCGATGATGGCGGGCGCCGCACGGTGCAGCGCGTAGGCCATGGCCTCGTGCCGGTCCTCATGGCGGTGTAGCTCTTCCCGGTAGCGGGCCACGAGCAGCAGGGCGTAGTCGGTCGCGACACCGAAGACGAGCACCGTCAGGATGCCCGCGCTCTGCCCGTTGACGGTGAGGTCGCCGTACTTGGCGAGCAGGTACACCGACGACTGGGCGAGCCCCAGGGCGAAGACGGCGCTGAGTACCGGGACGATCCACAGCAGAGGGCTGCGGTAGATGAACAGCAGCAGGACGATGACGACCAGGCCCGCTGCCATGAGCAGGAAGCCGTCGAGGCTGTTGAAGACCTTGAACATGTCGGCGCCGCTGCCGGCGGGCCCGGTGACGTGGGCGGTCAGCCCGGGAGGCCCGCGCTTGGCGATGTCGCGCGCGTCGTCGACGGCGGCGGTGATGTCGACGTCCGTGAGGGGCACCAGCGTCTGCAGGGCCTTGCCGTCCTTGGACGGGAACGGCCCCGCCACCTTCTGGGCGCCGGGGAGCTTCTGCAGCGCGCTCACGTCCGCGGCGGCCTTGGCGCGGTCCGCCGCGGTGATCCCGCCGGACCGCTCGTAGACGATGACGGCGGGCATCGTCTCGTCCTTGCGGAACTGCTCCTCCAGTTCGACGACCTGCGTCGACTCGGCGCC
It encodes:
- a CDS encoding MMPL family transporter, which codes for MSAPSPAPPRPPSHRLAGLIAGRRTKWAVLALWIVLLMALGPLAGKLGDVEENDAAAWLPAGAESTQVVELEEQFRKDETMPAVIVYERSGGITAADRAKAAADVSALQKLPGAQKVAGPFPSKDGKALQTLVPLTDVDITAAVDDARDIAKRGPPGLTAHVTGPAGSGADMFKVFNSLDGFLLMAAGLVVIVLLLFIYRSPLLWIVPVLSAVFALGLAQSSVYLLAKYGDLTVNGQSAGILTVLVFGVATDYALLLVARYREELHRHEDRHEAMAYALHRAAPAIIASAATVAVGLLCLLLADMNSTAGMGPVAAAGVLTALAAMTTLLPALLVIFGRWLFWPLVPRYDAKYLKPEAYEAEHNVWSRIAAFVGRRPRALWAATMLGLIVLTLGLGSLKADGLTDAGQFTGTPDSVKGSKVVAQHFPAGSGSPAVVIGRASASGQLAQTLRGTSGIAEVSSPATVNGLVKYEAVLKDPADSQAARATIDRLRTAVHGVPSADAKVGGTTATSLDIKRASTRDNKVIIPIVLAVVFLILIALLRAVVAPLLMIGTVVLSFLASLGACALIFEHGFGFEGADAGFPLLAFIFLVALGVDYNIFLMHRVREESQTLGTRRGIQRGLTVTGGVITSAGLVLAATFAAMVTLPLVSMVEMGFVVAFGVLLDTLIVRSLLLPALAHDIGRRIWTPGRLAREEPAAEPKVLDPVG